The Akkermansia muciniphila genome contains a region encoding:
- the lysA gene encoding diaminopimelate decarboxylase, protein MHSFAYKNGTLYCENVNLQELADKEGTPLYVYSKQTILNHFHRLREALAPLNAEVAYAVKASSNIAILNLMARNGAGFDIVSGGELFRVLKAGGDPSKCTYAGVGKTEQEIRYALEQGIYCFNVESEAELRAINSIAASMGVKAPVAVRVNPNVEAGTHKYITTGKAENKFGVDFELIEPLYEMAARELPHLQLKGLQMHIGSQLTQAKPFLEAVRKVAPLAATLKEKHGIEFFSIGGGIGIVYQDTLDSGVQEWWNEDCAQLTLSTYAQAVVPTLQPLGLHIIVEPGRLIVGNAGALITRCLYEKTGKAKTFKIVDAGMNDLIRPALYQGYHEIIPVKEHLSESCITTDVVGPICESGDFLAQNRDMTDVRQGELLAVLSAGAYGFSMSSNYNSRPMAEEVLVDGNQWNVIRSRQTWEDLIRGESIPE, encoded by the coding sequence ATGCATTCATTCGCATACAAAAACGGCACGCTCTACTGTGAAAACGTCAACCTCCAGGAACTGGCGGACAAGGAAGGGACGCCCCTGTACGTTTACAGCAAGCAGACCATCCTGAACCATTTCCACCGCCTCCGGGAAGCCCTGGCGCCCCTTAACGCGGAAGTGGCCTACGCTGTCAAGGCCAGCTCCAACATCGCCATCCTGAACCTCATGGCCCGCAACGGCGCGGGGTTTGACATCGTTTCCGGCGGCGAGCTCTTCCGCGTCCTCAAAGCCGGGGGAGACCCTTCCAAATGCACTTATGCCGGAGTGGGAAAAACGGAGCAGGAAATCCGCTACGCCCTGGAACAGGGCATTTACTGCTTCAACGTGGAATCGGAGGCGGAACTGCGTGCCATTAACTCCATTGCCGCATCCATGGGAGTGAAAGCCCCGGTAGCCGTGCGCGTCAATCCCAACGTGGAGGCGGGAACGCACAAATACATCACCACCGGCAAGGCTGAAAACAAATTCGGTGTGGACTTTGAACTCATTGAGCCTCTTTACGAGATGGCGGCCCGCGAACTTCCGCACCTCCAGTTGAAAGGCCTGCAAATGCACATCGGCTCCCAGCTCACCCAGGCGAAACCCTTCCTGGAAGCCGTCAGGAAAGTGGCTCCGCTGGCCGCCACGTTGAAAGAAAAGCACGGCATTGAATTCTTCTCCATAGGCGGCGGCATCGGCATCGTTTACCAGGACACGCTGGATTCCGGCGTTCAGGAATGGTGGAACGAGGACTGCGCCCAGCTCACGCTGAGCACGTATGCCCAGGCCGTCGTACCCACCCTCCAGCCTCTGGGACTGCACATCATCGTGGAACCGGGGCGCCTCATCGTGGGGAATGCCGGCGCGCTCATCACCCGCTGCCTGTATGAAAAAACGGGAAAGGCAAAGACCTTTAAAATCGTGGATGCGGGCATGAACGACCTCATCCGTCCCGCCCTCTACCAGGGTTATCATGAAATCATTCCGGTAAAGGAACACCTCTCCGAATCCTGCATCACCACGGACGTGGTGGGCCCCATCTGCGAATCCGGGGACTTCCTGGCCCAGAACAGGGACATGACGGACGTGCGCCAGGGAGAACTCCTGGCCGTGCTGTCCGCCGGAGCCTACGGTTTTTCCATGTCCTCCAACTACAATTCCCGCCCCATGGCGGAAGAAGTCCTGGTGGACGGAAACCAGTGGAACGTCATCCGCAGCCGCCAGACCTGGGAAGACCTCATCCGGGGAGAATCCATTCCGGAATAA